In the genome of Candidatus Hydrogenedentota bacterium, one region contains:
- the eno gene encoding phosphopyruvate hydratase has product MTRITGIQAREILDSRGNPTVEVDVFLSSGIMGRAAVPSGASTGEHEAVELRDGDKSRYLGKGVSKAVDNVNNTIAEELLGMDALNQREIDQTMIALDGTKTKSKLGANAILGVSLATAKAAAEALEIPLYRYIGGANAHTLPVPMMNILNGGSHADNNVDIQEFMVMPVGAPTFKEGLRMGTEVFHALKKVLKDKGLNTAVGDEGGFAPNLGSNVEAIEVILAAIKAAGFEAGKDIKLAIDAAASEFHKDGTYTMGAEAQPKKSANDMIDFWADLCAKYPIISIEDGLDENDWTGWKTLSDKLGKNVQLVGDDLFVTNVDYLGRGIKEGVGNAILVKVNQIGSLTETLDACQMAHRAGYTTVISHRSGETEDSTIADIAVALNAGQIKTGSASRSDRIAKYNQLLRIEEELGSRSAYLGLNAFYNLR; this is encoded by the coding sequence ATGACACGCATCACGGGTATTCAGGCACGCGAAATTCTCGACTCCCGGGGCAATCCCACCGTCGAAGTGGACGTTTTCCTCAGCTCCGGCATCATGGGCCGCGCCGCCGTTCCCTCCGGCGCCTCCACCGGCGAACACGAAGCCGTTGAACTGCGCGACGGTGACAAGTCCCGTTACCTCGGCAAGGGCGTCAGCAAGGCCGTGGACAACGTGAACAACACCATCGCCGAAGAACTGCTCGGCATGGACGCGTTGAACCAGCGTGAAATCGACCAGACGATGATCGCGCTGGACGGCACGAAAACCAAGAGCAAGCTGGGCGCGAACGCGATCCTGGGCGTGTCGCTGGCGACGGCCAAGGCCGCGGCCGAAGCCCTGGAAATTCCCCTTTATCGCTACATCGGCGGCGCCAACGCCCACACCCTCCCCGTGCCGATGATGAACATCCTCAATGGCGGCTCCCACGCCGACAACAACGTGGACATCCAGGAATTCATGGTCATGCCCGTGGGCGCGCCGACCTTCAAGGAAGGCCTCCGCATGGGCACCGAAGTCTTCCACGCCCTGAAGAAGGTGCTGAAGGACAAGGGCCTGAACACGGCCGTGGGCGACGAGGGCGGCTTCGCGCCGAACCTGGGCTCCAATGTGGAAGCCATCGAAGTGATTCTGGCCGCCATCAAGGCGGCGGGCTTCGAAGCCGGCAAAGACATCAAACTGGCCATCGACGCGGCGGCCAGCGAGTTCCACAAGGACGGCACCTACACCATGGGCGCCGAGGCCCAGCCGAAGAAGTCGGCCAACGACATGATTGACTTCTGGGCCGACCTGTGCGCAAAGTATCCCATCATCTCCATCGAAGACGGCCTGGACGAAAACGACTGGACCGGCTGGAAGACCCTTTCGGACAAGCTGGGCAAGAATGTCCAGCTCGTGGGCGACGACCTCTTCGTGACCAACGTGGATTATCTTGGCCGCGGGATCAAAGAAGGCGTCGGAAATGCTATACTTGTTAAGGTAAACCAGATCGGGTCGCTGACCGAAACGCTGGACGCCTGCCAGATGGCCCACCGCGCGGGATACACCACGGTGATTTCCCACCGGAGCGGTGAGACCGAGGACAGCACCATCGCGGATATCGCGGTGGCGCTGAACGCGGGCCAGATCAAGACGGGCTCCGCCTCGCGCAGCGACCGCATTGCAAAGTATAATCAGCTTCTGCGTATCGAGGAAGAACTGGGCAGCCGCTCGGCCTACCTCGGCTTGAACGCCTTCTACAACCTGCGCTGA
- a CDS encoding PhoH family protein yields the protein MSHEIQLENQEEALKLLGQNGELRKHLQDAKQVRIVDRGAHVAIIGDDENARFIAELLGELLELVRQGHTPTLQDIRTVLADAGEEGGRPRVRHGVDTPGLIRPDLRVRPRTQGQQEYLEAIARHEMTFAIGPAGTGKTYLAMAVAVSHLMNKKVKRLILTRPAVEAGENLGFLPGDLEEKISPYLRPLYDALYAMVDLTKVQRMIEEQRIEVAPLAFMRGRTLDHSFILLDEAQNTTSEQMKMFLTRLGQGSRAIITGDVTQCDLPRGTKSGLAEAARILKSVPEIGMVHLSRRDVVRHPLVERIISAYETERDERNEVRAT from the coding sequence CTGAGCCACGAAATACAGTTAGAGAATCAGGAAGAAGCCCTCAAGCTTCTGGGTCAAAATGGTGAACTCCGAAAGCACCTGCAGGATGCCAAACAGGTGCGCATCGTTGATCGGGGCGCCCATGTCGCCATCATCGGCGACGACGAAAACGCCCGGTTCATCGCGGAGCTCCTCGGCGAACTGCTGGAACTGGTCCGTCAGGGCCATACCCCCACGCTGCAAGACATCCGCACCGTACTCGCCGATGCCGGCGAAGAGGGCGGGCGTCCCCGTGTCCGCCACGGGGTCGATACCCCCGGACTCATCCGGCCGGATCTCCGTGTCCGTCCGCGCACCCAGGGCCAGCAGGAGTACCTGGAAGCCATCGCGCGCCACGAGATGACCTTCGCCATCGGGCCCGCGGGCACGGGCAAGACCTACCTGGCCATGGCCGTCGCCGTGTCTCACCTGATGAACAAAAAAGTAAAACGCCTCATCCTCACCCGGCCCGCCGTGGAAGCGGGAGAGAATCTGGGCTTTCTCCCCGGCGATCTCGAGGAAAAAATCAGCCCCTATCTGCGCCCCCTCTATGACGCCCTCTACGCCATGGTGGACCTCACCAAAGTGCAGCGCATGATCGAAGAACAGCGTATCGAAGTGGCCCCCCTGGCCTTCATGCGCGGTCGAACCCTGGATCACTCCTTTATCCTGCTCGACGAGGCCCAGAACACCACCTCCGAGCAGATGAAGATGTTTCTCACCCGCCTGGGTCAGGGCTCCCGGGCCATTATCACCGGCGACGTCACCCAGTGCGACCTGCCCCGAGGCACGAAGTCCGGCCTGGCCGAAGCGGCGCGCATTCTCAAATCGGTACCCGAAATTGGCATGGTTCACCTGTCGCGCCGCGACGTGGTGCGCCATCCGCTGGTGGAACGCATCATCAGCGCCTATGAAACCGAGCGCGACGAGCGCAACGAGGTCCGCGCCACCTGA
- the rpoC gene encoding DNA-directed RNA polymerase subunit beta', producing the protein MAKYIPTTGERFDALAIRMASPEEITKWSRGEVKKPETINYRTFKPEKDGLFCERIFGPVKDWECGCGKYKKVKHRGITCDRCGVEITESKVRRERMGSIKLAVPVTHIWFFKTTPSCIGNLLDLSIRSLERVIYFENYIVIDPGDTGLDKMQTLTEDQYQDARAEYADRFIAKMGAEGVKQLLEEIDIDALSAELHAQFASTTSAQGRAKAIKRLKVVEALRKSGNNASWMVLDVIPVIPPDLRPLVPLEGGRYATSDLNDLYRRVINRNNRLKRLIDLRAPEVILRNEKRMLQEAVDALFDNGRHGRTVLGAGNRPLKSLSDMLKGKQGRFRQNLLGKRVDYSGRSVIVVGPELKLHQCGLPKYMVLELFEPFIIHQLKERGISSTIKAAKRAIAQGRTEVWDILEDVIKDHPVLLNRAPTLHRLGIQAFQPVLIEGKAIRIHPLVCRAFNADFDGDQMAVHVPLMPAAQLEAHLLMMSSSNIFSPSDGSPIVTPSQDIVLGIAWMTRIRPGAKGEWKPEWTREDGQLTKPGKIFHDAASVIMAYEMGEADIHAAIKIHTPQGIVDTSVGRVLLCEGLPKEITIQDVNKEHDQGSIGDVIAKCYNTHGHKKTFELLDDLKRTGFKYATISGVSVSIVDMVIPQEKQGLIEKAQGVVERIDDMYQNGLITEGERYNKIIDEWTTTTEEVSAAMLKQMETNEQGFSGIHLMYRSKARGSKSQIRQLAAMRGLMAKPSGDIIESPITSNFREGLTVVEYFISSHGARKGLADTALKTADAGYLTRRLVDVAQDVSIEEIDCGTLNGVWMEPLMDGSDIIAPLDERIVGRYPLDDIRIPGRAEPLARAEEEITQKVAEEIIAAGLPGIMIRSVLTCQSKRGVCAYCYGRNLATGKVVEMGEAVGIIAAQSIGEPGTQLTMRTFHIGGAASRQVESTEIKMMDNGSVEFNNVRTAKNRQGQEVVVNRGGEIRIVGNDKKEIHRFAMPTGCVLHCADGQKMKKGQLIYVWDPYNISIMAEQSGTVKLDGMVEGVTMRVDINPDTGLEERVITEHKQDLHPQITIHGADDEVLSFATIPAETHVVVTHGQQILAGDLLAKTPRQFSKTKDITGGLPRVAELFEARQPKDPAVISHIDGMVELGGASKGMRKLKVIPPVGKEREYTIPPGKHLNVQTGDRVYAGQRLTDGPIIPQDILAVQGEDALRRYLLDEVQQVYRLQGVRTNDKHIEVIIRQMLRKVRIKDDPGDTSFLAHQEVDKIRFADVNEQTQRRDGRPAEAEPVLQGITKAALSTESFIAAASFQQTTRVLTEAALSGKRDELTGLKENVIIGHLIPAGTGSPHYQDTHPHRKNKELSEFSDELEIATIVERDDEDPDNDPAELAI; encoded by the coding sequence TTGGCCAAGTATATCCCTACTACCGGTGAGCGCTTCGACGCGCTGGCCATTCGGATGGCCTCTCCCGAGGAAATCACGAAATGGTCCCGGGGCGAAGTCAAAAAGCCCGAAACCATCAATTACCGTACCTTCAAGCCGGAAAAAGACGGCTTGTTCTGCGAGCGCATCTTCGGACCGGTCAAGGACTGGGAGTGCGGTTGCGGCAAATATAAGAAAGTGAAGCACCGCGGCATCACCTGCGACCGCTGCGGCGTGGAAATCACCGAGTCCAAGGTGCGCCGCGAGCGCATGGGCAGCATCAAGCTGGCCGTGCCCGTGACCCACATCTGGTTCTTCAAGACGACCCCGAGCTGCATCGGCAACCTGCTGGACCTGTCCATCCGCTCCCTGGAGCGGGTGATCTACTTTGAGAACTACATCGTGATCGATCCGGGCGACACCGGCCTCGACAAGATGCAGACCCTCACCGAAGATCAGTACCAGGACGCGCGCGCCGAATACGCCGACCGCTTCATCGCCAAGATGGGCGCCGAAGGCGTCAAGCAGTTGCTGGAAGAAATCGATATCGACGCCCTGAGCGCCGAGCTTCACGCCCAGTTTGCGAGCACCACGTCGGCCCAGGGCCGCGCCAAGGCCATCAAGCGCCTGAAGGTGGTGGAAGCCCTGCGGAAGTCGGGGAACAATGCCTCCTGGATGGTGCTGGACGTGATCCCGGTGATTCCGCCGGATCTTCGCCCTCTCGTGCCCCTCGAAGGCGGCCGCTACGCCACCAGCGATCTGAACGATCTGTATCGCCGTGTGATCAACCGCAACAACCGCCTCAAGCGCCTTATCGACCTGCGCGCGCCGGAAGTCATCCTGCGCAATGAAAAGCGCATGCTCCAGGAGGCCGTGGACGCCCTGTTCGACAACGGCCGCCACGGCCGCACCGTGCTCGGCGCCGGCAACCGCCCCCTGAAGTCCCTGAGCGACATGCTCAAGGGCAAGCAGGGCCGCTTCCGCCAGAACCTGCTGGGCAAGCGCGTGGACTACTCGGGCCGCTCGGTCATCGTGGTGGGTCCCGAACTGAAGCTGCACCAGTGCGGTCTGCCGAAGTACATGGTGCTCGAACTTTTCGAGCCCTTCATCATTCACCAGCTCAAAGAGCGCGGCATCTCCTCCACCATCAAGGCGGCGAAGCGCGCGATTGCCCAGGGCCGCACCGAGGTGTGGGATATTCTCGAAGACGTGATCAAGGACCACCCCGTGCTCCTGAACCGCGCCCCCACGCTGCACCGTCTTGGTATCCAGGCCTTCCAGCCCGTGCTGATTGAAGGCAAGGCCATCCGCATCCACCCGCTCGTGTGCCGCGCCTTCAACGCGGACTTCGACGGCGACCAGATGGCCGTGCACGTGCCCCTCATGCCGGCGGCGCAGCTCGAAGCGCACCTGCTGATGATGTCGTCCTCCAACATCTTCTCGCCGTCCGATGGTTCGCCCATCGTAACGCCGTCGCAGGATATCGTTCTGGGCATCGCCTGGATGACCCGTATCCGCCCCGGCGCGAAGGGCGAATGGAAACCCGAATGGACCCGCGAAGACGGCCAGCTCACCAAGCCCGGCAAGATCTTCCACGACGCCGCGTCGGTCATCATGGCCTACGAGATGGGCGAGGCGGATATCCATGCCGCGATCAAGATTCACACCCCCCAGGGCATCGTTGATACCTCGGTCGGCCGCGTGCTGCTGTGCGAAGGCCTGCCGAAGGAAATCACCATCCAGGACGTGAACAAAGAACACGATCAGGGCAGCATCGGCGATGTGATCGCCAAGTGCTACAACACCCACGGTCATAAGAAGACCTTCGAACTGCTCGACGATCTCAAGCGCACCGGCTTCAAATACGCCACCATCTCCGGCGTCTCCGTGTCCATCGTGGACATGGTGATTCCCCAGGAGAAGCAGGGGCTTATCGAAAAGGCCCAGGGCGTGGTCGAGCGCATCGACGACATGTACCAGAACGGTCTGATCACCGAAGGCGAGCGCTACAACAAGATCATCGACGAATGGACGACCACCACCGAAGAAGTGTCGGCGGCCATGTTGAAGCAGATGGAGACCAACGAGCAGGGTTTCAGCGGTATCCACCTGATGTATCGCTCCAAGGCGCGAGGCAGCAAGTCTCAGATCCGCCAGCTCGCCGCCATGCGCGGTCTGATGGCCAAGCCGTCGGGCGATATCATTGAATCCCCCATCACGTCGAACTTCCGCGAAGGCCTCACCGTGGTGGAATACTTCATCTCCTCCCACGGCGCCCGCAAGGGTCTGGCCGACACGGCCCTCAAGACGGCTGACGCAGGTTACCTGACCCGCCGCCTGGTCGACGTGGCCCAGGACGTGAGCATTGAAGAAATCGACTGCGGCACGCTGAACGGCGTGTGGATGGAACCCCTCATGGACGGTTCCGACATTATCGCGCCCCTCGACGAACGCATCGTGGGCCGGTATCCGCTGGACGACATCCGCATTCCCGGTCGCGCCGAGCCCCTCGCGCGCGCCGAAGAAGAAATCACCCAGAAGGTGGCCGAGGAAATCATCGCGGCCGGCCTGCCGGGCATCATGATCCGCTCCGTGCTCACCTGCCAGTCCAAGCGCGGCGTGTGCGCCTATTGCTACGGTCGCAACCTGGCCACCGGCAAGGTGGTGGAAATGGGCGAAGCCGTGGGTATCATCGCGGCCCAGTCCATCGGCGAACCGGGCACGCAGCTTACGATGCGTACCTTCCACATCGGCGGCGCCGCAAGCCGCCAGGTGGAGAGCACCGAAATCAAGATGATGGACAACGGCAGCGTGGAGTTCAACAATGTCCGCACCGCCAAGAACCGTCAGGGCCAGGAAGTGGTTGTAAACCGCGGCGGTGAAATCCGGATCGTCGGCAACGACAAGAAGGAAATCCACCGCTTCGCCATGCCGACGGGCTGCGTACTTCACTGCGCCGACGGCCAGAAGATGAAGAAGGGCCAGCTCATCTACGTATGGGACCCCTACAACATCTCCATCATGGCCGAACAGTCCGGTACCGTTAAGCTGGACGGCATGGTCGAAGGCGTGACGATGCGCGTGGACATCAACCCGGATACGGGCCTTGAAGAACGCGTAATCACCGAGCACAAGCAGGACCTCCACCCCCAGATCACCATCCATGGGGCGGACGACGAAGTACTCTCCTTTGCGACGATTCCCGCCGAGACCCACGTGGTCGTAACCCACGGCCAACAGATCCTCGCCGGTGACCTGCTCGCGAAGACGCCGCGCCAGTTCAGCAAGACGAAAGATATCACCGGCGGTCTTCCCCGCGTGGCCGAGCTTTTCGAAGCCCGCCAGCCGAAGGACCCCGCCGTTATCAGCCACATCGACGGCATGGTCGAGCTCGGCGGCGCCTCCAAGGGCATGCGCAAGCTCAAGGTCATCCCGCCGGTCGGCAAAGAGCGCGAATACACCATTCCGCCGGGCAAGCACCTCAACGTGCAGACGGGCGACCGCGTGTACGCCGGCCAGCGCCTGACCGATGGTCCCATCATCCCGCAGGACATCCTGGCGGTTCAGGGTGAAGACGCCCTCCGCCGTTACCTGCTCGACGAAGTGCAGCAGGTGTACCGCCTCCAGGGTGTGCGCACCAACGACAAGCACATCGAAGTGATCATCCGCCAGATGCTCCGCAAAGTGCGGATCAAGGACGATCCGGGCGACACCAGCTTCCTGGCTCATCAGGAAGTGGACAAGATCCGCTTCGCCGATGTGAACGAACAGACCCAGCGTCGCGATGGGCGCCCCGCCGAGGCCGAACCGGTCCTGCAGGGTATCACCAAGGCCGCGCTGAGCACCGAGAGCTTCATCGCCGCCGCGTCCTTCCAGCAGACGACCCGCGTCCTCACGGAGGCGGCGTTGAGCGGAAAACGCGACGAACTGACGGGCCTGAAGGAAAACGTGATCATCGGTCACCTGATCCCGGCCGGCACGGGCAGCCCCCACTACCAGGATACGCACCCGCACCGGAAGAACAAGGAACTCAGCGAATTCAGCGACGAACTCGAGATCGCGACTATCGTGGAACGGGACGACGAAGACCCGGACAACGATCCCGCGGAGCTGGCGATCTAG
- a CDS encoding peptidyl-prolyl cis-trans isomerase — translation MAVGKKVLALLALGVSVAAVAPAELIDAVVASVDKEVILQSEIVTEIRPALEGLTGGEAEAQALFDTALDQAIEQKILYREGVLNDIKITDEQLEERIKKYRDQFDSEEAFLRALSDAGETLSDFRERIRKQTVALSMGMSKRYQLEKEITISEAEIAQYYQDNVDEFQKPERVKLYRIFIAAERDPAARAKALARIEALREELTLGADFSKLAIQHSEGPGAAEGGFVGWVERGELVPDLENVAFSLAPGSISPVIETEFGMMLLKAEEKVEAGQAPFEEVRNEIEPTLRQRYADEKYQKWMAELRKRSRVRKFE, via the coding sequence ATGGCCGTAGGTAAAAAAGTGCTTGCGCTCCTCGCGCTCGGCGTTTCCGTCGCGGCAGTTGCCCCCGCCGAACTCATCGACGCCGTAGTGGCTTCGGTGGACAAAGAAGTCATCCTCCAGAGCGAGATCGTCACCGAGATCCGCCCGGCCCTGGAAGGGCTGACCGGTGGCGAGGCCGAAGCACAGGCCCTCTTCGATACGGCGCTGGACCAGGCCATCGAACAGAAAATCCTGTACCGCGAAGGCGTGCTGAACGATATCAAGATCACCGACGAACAACTGGAAGAGCGCATCAAGAAGTATCGCGACCAGTTTGACTCCGAGGAGGCCTTTCTCAGAGCCCTCTCCGACGCCGGCGAGACCCTCAGCGACTTTCGCGAGCGCATCCGCAAGCAGACCGTGGCGCTTTCCATGGGCATGAGCAAGCGTTACCAGCTCGAAAAAGAGATCACCATCTCCGAAGCGGAAATCGCCCAGTACTACCAGGATAATGTGGACGAGTTCCAGAAACCGGAGCGCGTCAAGCTCTACCGCATCTTCATCGCCGCGGAAAGGGATCCCGCCGCCCGAGCCAAAGCCCTGGCCCGGATCGAGGCCCTCCGTGAAGAGCTGACCCTCGGCGCCGATTTCAGCAAGCTGGCGATCCAGCATTCCGAAGGCCCCGGTGCCGCCGAAGGTGGCTTTGTGGGCTGGGTGGAGCGCGGCGAACTCGTGCCCGATCTGGAAAACGTGGCCTTCTCCCTCGCCCCCGGCAGTATCAGCCCCGTCATCGAAACGGAGTTCGGCATGATGCTCCTGAAGGCCGAGGAAAAGGTCGAAGCCGGACAGGCGCCCTTCGAGGAGGTCCGCAACGAGATCGAGCCGACCCTGCGCCAGCGCTATGCCGACGAAAAATACCAGAAGTGGATGGCGGAGCTGCGGAAGCGGAGCCGTGTGCGGAAGTTCGAATAG